A portion of the Chryseobacterium tructae genome contains these proteins:
- a CDS encoding efflux transporter outer membrane subunit has product MKIRNIAYIAFISGTAVSCGVQKYERPEVKMNEVFRGDSIVVEHNENIAKIGYKDFFKDPVLVGLIDKAMVQNNDLQVALKQIEFASLAYDQSKWGNVPTVNATANATINRASDNSMNGMMGRQFMGKRYTEDYTTALNFSWEADIWGKIKGRKEQALADYLKTQEAAKAVKTQVVAAVVQGYYNLLMLDTQLEITKSNLMYADNTLKFLVKQQELGLTTALGVQQQEIVKDQILKTIPAIESSVATQENALSLLTGSMPGKIERSASLNNVQSPDHISAGIPSELLSYRPDVKTAELEVRKSAAAIHVAKMSMYPSLNITAQGGVNAFQISKWFSIPGSLFGMAAGAIAQPILNGKQLKTQYEQSKVLADQAEIGFKQSVLKAVGEVSDALVQIQKLEEQQKIAEGLVVKSNEAVKKADVLFKYNSATYVEVIMTQTNKLNAELELASLKAQRLNAITALYRSVGGGWQ; this is encoded by the coding sequence ATGAAAATTAGAAATATAGCATATATCGCATTCATTTCAGGAACGGCTGTCTCATGCGGCGTTCAGAAATATGAACGGCCGGAGGTGAAGATGAATGAGGTTTTCAGGGGTGATAGTATTGTAGTAGAACACAATGAAAATATCGCAAAAATTGGTTACAAAGACTTTTTCAAAGATCCTGTTTTAGTTGGATTGATTGATAAAGCTATGGTACAGAATAATGATCTGCAGGTAGCTTTAAAACAGATAGAATTCGCTTCACTGGCGTATGATCAAAGTAAATGGGGAAACGTTCCCACGGTGAATGCTACAGCGAATGCTACGATCAATCGTGCTTCAGACAATAGTATGAACGGAATGATGGGAAGACAGTTCATGGGAAAGAGGTATACGGAAGATTATACTACAGCACTCAATTTTTCATGGGAAGCTGATATCTGGGGGAAAATTAAAGGAAGAAAAGAGCAGGCTTTAGCCGATTATCTTAAAACCCAGGAAGCGGCAAAGGCGGTAAAAACACAAGTGGTAGCTGCTGTTGTTCAAGGGTATTATAATCTTTTGATGTTGGATACCCAGTTGGAAATTACCAAATCCAATCTGATGTATGCCGATAATACTTTGAAGTTTTTGGTGAAACAGCAAGAACTTGGATTAACAACGGCTTTAGGGGTACAGCAACAAGAAATTGTAAAAGATCAGATTCTAAAAACTATCCCCGCTATTGAAAGTTCTGTGGCTACACAGGAAAATGCATTGAGCCTGTTAACAGGTTCAATGCCAGGAAAAATTGAAAGAAGTGCAAGTCTGAATAATGTTCAGTCACCGGATCATATTTCAGCAGGAATTCCGTCAGAATTATTGAGTTATAGACCTGATGTAAAAACGGCTGAATTAGAGGTAAGGAAAAGTGCAGCTGCGATTCATGTTGCTAAAATGAGCATGTATCCATCCTTGAATATTACCGCTCAAGGTGGAGTGAATGCTTTTCAGATCAGCAAATGGTTTAGCATTCCGGGGTCTCTTTTCGGAATGGCTGCCGGAGCCATTGCTCAGCCTATTTTAAATGGAAAGCAGCTGAAAACTCAGTATGAACAGTCTAAGGTATTGGCGGATCAGGCTGAAATAGGGTTTAAACAATCTGTTTTAAAGGCAGTAGGAGAGGTTTCTGATGCTTTGGTACAGATTCAAAAGCTTGAAGAACAGCAGAAAATTGCCGAAGGATTAGTGGTGAAATCTAATGAAGCTGTAAAAAAAGCTGATGTATTGTTTAAATATAATTCGGCAACCTATGTAGAGGTGATTATGACTCAAACCAATAAGCTTAATGCTGAATTGGAACTGGCTTCCCTGAAAGCTCAACGATTGAATGCAATAACTGCGCTGTACCGTTCCGTAGGTGGCGGATGGCAATAA
- a CDS encoding DUF2652 domain-containing protein, which translates to MKNTNIQEGIILIPDFSGFTEFVFSTKLYTGEYIVRQLLSTLIDVNDQYFEISEIEGDAILFYRYEENPSYQNISKMLWKMRNAFNRKIKELSTSLSTTIDLSLKFIVHYGAFSQYNIGSFRKLYGKPVVEAHQLLKNGWAEKPSYALFSNSFLENSNNQEIDFNKDQHHVSEVGMIHYFETIN; encoded by the coding sequence ATGAAGAATACAAATATACAGGAGGGTATCATTCTAATTCCGGATTTCAGCGGATTTACCGAATTTGTGTTCAGTACCAAACTTTATACAGGAGAATATATTGTAAGACAACTACTATCTACACTGATTGATGTGAATGATCAGTATTTTGAAATTTCTGAAATTGAAGGCGATGCGATTTTGTTTTATCGATATGAGGAAAATCCATCGTATCAGAATATTTCAAAGATGCTTTGGAAAATGAGAAATGCATTCAATAGGAAAATAAAAGAATTGAGTACAAGTTTAAGTACAACAATTGATTTGTCTCTGAAGTTCATTGTTCATTATGGAGCATTTTCACAGTATAATATCGGAAGTTTCAGGAAATTATACGGTAAGCCGGTGGTGGAGGCTCATCAGTTGTTAAAAAATGGTTGGGCAGAAAAACCTTCATATGCTTTATTCAGTAATTCTTTTTTAGAAAACAGCAACAATCAGGAAATTGATTTTAATAAGGATCAACACCATGTATCGGAAGTAGGGATGATTCATTATTTTGAAACTATAAACTAG
- a CDS encoding outer membrane beta-barrel protein yields the protein MKIILFPIAVLTGSLALAQTQTPAAKDTVKGNAKEIEAVTIVARKPTVESKVDRTVFNVANSAIVAGNTTWDVLRMTPLVSIDNNDGVKAEGQTVTVYINDRKSVFTGKELKEYLKTIPADNLLKIEVITSPSSRYEAAGSVINIVLKKRDDEGLKGSISLSNRHSTKNSQYTNFNLNYHKKKFTQTLIGSYANNNYVQKGSSNLLFYADSNMNRDLSYETISRSETPSLSSTSEFELNDKNNIGLVMEYYQSRNSSSSDTNGREYDDLKKDFIDYHQAQNANGFYRNLGTNVFYKYYDKEKNRIFDVNLGTNYSGNDNNELINKTILNDPNIKEIGSINNSQMRNYYLKMDYTQPLGKNGGTIEVGAKTEFNNHVIPNNLYGYSLGTSEYTGLSTGDKFHYEDHLTSVYANYSKTFFKKLETRIGVRYEYIDFKVRQDVAGTNRKDGYGTFLPNLLLKYSFSDKYDLSLTYDRRIWRPWYSEFNPFLTPSIDGTYSRGNMDLNPNPNDRLYLKFGILKKYFISARYMYTNQDYWTTYATEGGRNVSFPGNFNGRVEKYYLFANTNQNFLKNKLNVNVGFGWYYIDNHDFNLKNDIGGKAYINYWGGSANLSYTNLFNKNINVSAWMEVSNQNNGNTQAKNTNVFHNISVTKIFPKTQMEASIQLMNIFKRPYSDDITYNQGGTVRRYELWDWYGVNVTFVKRFGNQKVKENTKTDVEKNAGGGK from the coding sequence ATGAAAATAATATTATTTCCTATAGCAGTATTAACAGGTTCTTTGGCATTGGCACAGACTCAAACTCCGGCTGCTAAGGATACTGTAAAAGGTAATGCAAAAGAGATTGAAGCAGTTACTATTGTGGCAAGAAAACCCACCGTAGAATCGAAGGTAGACCGAACTGTTTTTAATGTGGCAAACAGTGCTATTGTAGCTGGAAATACAACCTGGGATGTTCTGAGAATGACTCCTTTGGTGAGTATAGATAATAATGATGGCGTAAAGGCTGAAGGACAAACGGTAACAGTCTATATCAATGATAGAAAATCAGTTTTTACAGGAAAAGAACTAAAGGAATATCTTAAAACCATTCCGGCAGATAATCTATTGAAGATAGAAGTAATTACAAGCCCTTCTTCGAGATATGAAGCAGCAGGTTCCGTTATCAATATTGTACTGAAGAAACGTGATGATGAAGGTTTAAAAGGAAGTATTTCTCTAAGTAACAGGCATAGCACCAAAAATTCACAATACACTAATTTTAACCTGAATTATCATAAGAAAAAATTTACTCAGACTCTGATCGGCAGTTATGCTAATAACAACTATGTACAAAAAGGTTCCAGTAATCTTTTGTTCTATGCTGATAGTAACATGAACAGGGATTTGAGCTATGAAACGATATCCAGAAGCGAAACGCCTTCACTATCCTCTACTTCTGAATTTGAACTGAATGATAAAAATAATATTGGGCTTGTTATGGAATATTATCAAAGCCGAAATTCATCCTCATCAGATACAAATGGGAGAGAATATGATGATCTGAAAAAAGATTTTATTGATTACCACCAGGCTCAGAATGCTAATGGTTTTTATCGTAACCTGGGGACGAATGTTTTTTATAAGTATTATGATAAAGAAAAAAACAGAATTTTTGACGTTAATTTAGGAACCAATTATTCTGGAAATGATAATAATGAGCTCATCAATAAAACAATACTCAATGACCCAAACATTAAAGAAATTGGTTCAATAAACAATAGTCAGATGCGTAATTATTACCTGAAGATGGATTATACCCAGCCATTAGGTAAAAATGGAGGAACGATTGAAGTAGGGGCAAAAACAGAGTTTAACAACCATGTTATTCCTAATAATCTGTATGGATATAGTCTTGGAACTTCAGAATATACGGGACTTTCTACAGGGGATAAATTCCATTATGAGGATCATTTAACCTCTGTATATGCCAATTATAGCAAAACATTTTTCAAAAAATTGGAAACCCGTATCGGTGTTCGATATGAATATATTGATTTTAAAGTAAGACAGGATGTAGCGGGAACTAACAGAAAAGATGGCTATGGTACTTTTCTTCCTAATTTATTGCTGAAATACAGTTTTTCAGATAAATATGATTTGAGTTTAACTTACGACCGCAGAATCTGGCGACCATGGTATTCGGAGTTTAATCCTTTTTTAACACCATCTATTGATGGAACGTATTCCAGAGGAAACATGGATCTGAATCCTAATCCTAATGACAGGCTTTACCTGAAATTTGGTATTCTGAAAAAGTATTTTATTTCTGCAAGATATATGTATACCAATCAGGATTACTGGACAACTTATGCTACTGAAGGAGGGCGAAATGTTTCTTTCCCAGGGAATTTTAATGGGAGAGTTGAAAAATATTATCTTTTTGCCAATACCAACCAGAATTTCCTTAAAAATAAGCTGAATGTGAATGTCGGATTTGGATGGTACTATATTGATAATCATGACTTCAATCTAAAAAATGATATAGGAGGAAAGGCTTATATTAACTATTGGGGTGGTTCTGCCAATCTTTCTTATACGAACCTTTTCAATAAGAACATTAATGTAAGTGCCTGGATGGAGGTTTCTAATCAGAACAACGGAAATACTCAGGCTAAAAATACCAATGTGTTCCACAATATTTCAGTCACTAAAATATTCCCTAAAACACAAATGGAAGCCAGTATACAGCTAATGAATATCTTTAAGAGACCTTATTCTGATGATATAACCTACAATCAGGGAGGAACAGTAAGGAGATATGAATTATGGGACTGGTATGGTGTAAACGTAACCTTTGTAAAGCGTTTCGGAAATCAGAAAGTGAAAGAAAATACCAAAACGGATGTTGAAAAGAATGCCGGGGGAGGAAAATAA
- a CDS encoding glycoside hydrolase family 3 C-terminal domain-containing protein — translation MLKKTAIVSLFTLISVSYMAQTNTPVYLDESKPVEQRIQDALSRMTLEEKVAMLHAQSKFSSPGVPRLGIPEFWTTDGPHGVRPEVMWDEWDQAGWTNDSIIAYPALTALSATWNKKMSWNYGKALGEEARYRKKDILLGPGVNIYRTPLNGRNFEYMGEDPYLTSKMVVPYIKGVQSNGVATSVKHFALNNQEMFRHTSNVKVDDRTLYEIYLPPFKAAVTEGDSWTIMGAYDMYKGEYASQNQYLLNDILKKEWNYKGVVVSDWGAVNNTEQAIHNGLDLEFGSWTNGLSAGTKNAYDNYYLAKPYLDLIKAGKVGTKELDDKVTRLLRLAYKTTMNRNKPFGNVASEEHKAVAKEIGEEGIVLLKNQGNILPIDVNKAKKIAVIGENAIKIMTVGGGSSSLKVKYETLPLDGIKSRFGKQSDVQYARGYVGDIGGEYNGVKSGQDLKDTRSEAELLNEAVELAKKSDYVIFVGGLNKADFQDSEGNDRKSYGLPYNQNNVISALAKANKNLAVVLVSGNAVAMPWIKEVPTVLQAWYLGSESGNSIASILAGDANPSGKLPFTFPVKLEDNSAHQLGEYPGQKDELAAGKGKDQKNPINITYNEGVFVGYRWHDTKNIKPLFSFGHGLSYTTFEFGKAKADKTTLSLNDTITFTVTVKNTGKKAGAEVAQLYISDLKSSVPRPAKELKGFEKVYLNPGEEKEVTFTIDKSALSFFDAQKHDWVAEPGDFEAQIGNSSDAIKTKVKFTLK, via the coding sequence ATGTTAAAGAAAACCGCCATTGTAAGTTTATTCACCCTTATTTCTGTTTCTTATATGGCTCAGACTAATACTCCCGTATACTTAGATGAATCAAAACCTGTAGAACAGCGTATTCAGGATGCTTTATCCAGAATGACACTGGAAGAAAAAGTAGCCATGCTTCATGCTCAATCAAAATTCAGTTCTCCTGGGGTACCAAGATTAGGAATTCCGGAATTCTGGACTACCGATGGCCCTCATGGAGTAAGACCTGAAGTGATGTGGGACGAATGGGATCAGGCCGGATGGACCAATGACTCTATTATCGCCTACCCTGCCCTGACAGCCTTATCTGCTACCTGGAATAAAAAAATGTCCTGGAACTACGGAAAAGCATTAGGAGAAGAAGCTCGTTACAGAAAAAAAGATATCCTGTTGGGACCTGGTGTCAATATTTACAGAACCCCTCTAAATGGAAGAAACTTTGAGTATATGGGCGAAGATCCTTATCTCACTTCAAAGATGGTAGTTCCTTACATCAAAGGAGTACAATCTAATGGGGTCGCAACTTCTGTGAAACATTTTGCCCTGAACAATCAGGAAATGTTTCGTCATACCAGCAATGTGAAGGTGGACGACAGAACACTATACGAAATTTATTTGCCGCCTTTCAAAGCTGCTGTTACAGAAGGAGATTCATGGACGATCATGGGGGCTTACGACATGTATAAAGGCGAATATGCCAGCCAGAATCAATATCTTTTGAATGATATCCTAAAAAAAGAATGGAATTATAAAGGTGTAGTAGTTTCTGATTGGGGCGCTGTTAACAATACGGAACAAGCCATTCATAATGGACTGGATCTTGAATTCGGATCCTGGACAAATGGTCTTTCTGCCGGAACTAAAAATGCTTACGATAACTATTATCTGGCAAAACCTTATCTGGATCTGATTAAAGCGGGCAAAGTAGGCACAAAAGAGCTGGACGACAAAGTGACCAGACTTCTTCGCCTTGCCTATAAAACAACAATGAACAGAAACAAACCTTTCGGAAATGTAGCCTCTGAAGAGCATAAAGCAGTGGCTAAGGAAATTGGAGAAGAAGGAATTGTTTTATTAAAAAATCAAGGAAATATACTTCCTATCGATGTGAATAAGGCTAAAAAAATAGCCGTTATCGGTGAAAATGCCATCAAGATTATGACTGTTGGCGGTGGTTCATCTTCATTGAAAGTAAAATATGAAACGCTTCCATTAGATGGTATAAAATCCAGATTCGGAAAACAATCTGATGTACAATATGCCAGAGGATATGTAGGAGATATTGGCGGTGAATATAATGGTGTAAAATCCGGACAGGATTTAAAGGATACCCGTTCTGAAGCGGAATTACTAAACGAAGCTGTAGAACTCGCCAAAAAATCAGATTATGTAATTTTTGTAGGCGGGCTGAATAAAGCAGACTTCCAGGACAGTGAAGGAAACGATAGAAAAAGCTATGGACTTCCCTACAATCAGAATAATGTGATCTCAGCACTCGCCAAAGCGAATAAAAACCTGGCTGTAGTTTTGGTTTCCGGAAATGCAGTGGCCATGCCTTGGATTAAAGAAGTTCCGACGGTTTTACAGGCATGGTATCTTGGTTCTGAATCTGGAAATTCAATCGCTTCTATTTTAGCAGGTGATGCTAATCCTTCGGGAAAGCTCCCGTTTACATTCCCCGTAAAGCTTGAGGATAATTCGGCACATCAACTCGGAGAATACCCAGGTCAGAAGGACGAATTGGCGGCCGGAAAAGGAAAAGATCAGAAAAACCCAATTAATATTACTTATAATGAAGGTGTATTTGTAGGATACCGTTGGCATGATACTAAAAACATCAAACCACTTTTCAGCTTCGGACACGGATTGAGCTACACCACTTTTGAGTTCGGAAAAGCAAAAGCTGATAAAACTACCTTATCACTCAATGATACCATTACTTTTACGGTAACGGTTAAAAATACAGGAAAGAAGGCAGGAGCAGAGGTTGCGCAATTATATATCTCTGATTTAAAATCATCTGTCCCTCGCCCTGCTAAGGAATTAAAAGGCTTTGAAAAGGTGTATTTAAATCCTGGAGAGGAAAAAGAAGTAACGTTTACAATTGATAAATCTGCTTTGAGTTTCTTTGATGCTCAGAAACATGACTGGGTAGCAGAACCTGGAGATTTTGAGGCTCAAATAGGAAATTCTTCTGATGCTATTAAAACGAAGGTGAAGTTTACGCTGAAGTAA
- the metQ gene encoding methionine ABC transporter substrate-binding lipoprotein MetQ: MKKIKILGLIAAGVILFSACSGRKDDPNFIRVGITYGPEQEVAEVAKKVAKEKYNLEVELIPFNDYVVPNEALMNGDIDVNAFQHAPYLTEQSKQRGYHLAIVGNTFVYPIIAYSKKIQNISQLQNGSTVVIPNDPTNGGRSLLLLQKNGLLKLRAGVGLLPKVTDITENPKQLKIMEIEGAQIPRVLDDRDVVVGIINNNFAAQAGLDSEKQGIFKEDKDSPYVNLVVARQDNKNSQKVKNFVKAYQSDEVEKKALEVFKGGAVKGW, encoded by the coding sequence ATGAAAAAAATAAAGATTTTAGGTTTAATAGCTGCAGGAGTAATTCTTTTCAGCGCATGTTCCGGGAGAAAGGACGATCCGAACTTTATCCGAGTCGGAATTACGTATGGGCCGGAACAGGAAGTAGCTGAAGTGGCTAAAAAAGTAGCAAAGGAAAAATACAATCTAGAGGTGGAACTGATTCCCTTCAATGATTATGTAGTTCCCAATGAAGCTTTGATGAATGGTGACATTGACGTCAACGCTTTCCAACATGCTCCTTACTTAACCGAACAATCTAAACAAAGAGGATATCATCTTGCTATTGTAGGAAACACATTTGTCTACCCTATTATCGCTTATTCAAAAAAGATCCAAAATATTAGCCAATTGCAAAATGGGAGTACAGTTGTGATTCCCAATGACCCTACCAACGGAGGACGTTCACTGCTCCTACTGCAGAAAAATGGTTTATTGAAACTAAGAGCAGGCGTCGGATTACTTCCTAAGGTTACCGATATTACAGAAAATCCAAAACAATTGAAAATTATGGAAATTGAAGGCGCGCAAATTCCTAGAGTTTTAGATGATAGAGATGTTGTAGTAGGCATCATCAATAATAATTTTGCTGCACAGGCCGGGCTGGATTCAGAAAAACAAGGCATATTTAAAGAAGATAAAGATTCTCCTTATGTAAACCTTGTGGTAGCAAGACAAGATAATAAGAACAGCCAGAAGGTAAAAAACTTTGTGAAAGCATATCAATCCGATGAAGTGGAAAAGAAAGCACTGGAAGTATTCAAAGGGGGTGCGGTGAAAGGATGGTGA
- the metI gene encoding methionine ABC transporter permease MetI, translating into MLSDAVLALLAKGTWETVYMTFVSGFFGFVLGLPVGILLFLTRKGQLLENTAYYRILSIIVNVFRAIPFIILIVWMIPFTRILAGTSIGVNAALVPLSVGAAPFIARLVENSLIEVPHGLIETARALGASPFQIIRKVLLPEALPSLINNATITLITLVGYSAMGGAVGAGGLGQVGYQYGYIGYDIVIMNTVLILLVLLVFIIQFMGDRLSKRFDHR; encoded by the coding sequence ATGCTTAGTGATGCAGTACTTGCCCTTTTGGCAAAAGGAACCTGGGAAACAGTTTATATGACATTTGTGTCAGGATTTTTTGGATTTGTTTTAGGGCTTCCGGTTGGAATTCTATTATTCTTAACAAGAAAAGGACAGCTGTTGGAAAATACAGCCTATTACAGAATATTATCCATTATTGTGAATGTATTCCGGGCAATTCCTTTTATTATTTTAATTGTATGGATGATTCCTTTTACAAGAATTTTAGCAGGAACATCTATTGGAGTGAATGCGGCATTAGTTCCATTAAGCGTGGGAGCGGCGCCATTCATTGCAAGATTAGTTGAAAACAGCCTTATCGAAGTCCCTCACGGATTAATAGAAACAGCAAGAGCATTGGGAGCATCTCCTTTTCAGATCATCAGAAAGGTTTTACTTCCGGAAGCACTTCCTTCTTTAATTAATAATGCTACCATTACTTTAATCACTTTAGTAGGCTATTCTGCTATGGGAGGTGCCGTAGGTGCCGGAGGACTTGGACAGGTAGGATATCAATATGGATACATTGGTTATGATATTGTGATTATGAATACTGTTTTGATCTTATTGGTGCTTTTGGTATTTATCATCCAGTTTATGGGAGACAGGTTGTCTAAGAGATTTGACCATAGATAG
- a CDS encoding NIL domain-containing protein, translating to MTTQSILQLLRDINQRLGITILLITHEMEVIKAVCNHVAVIDKGKLLAKGTLSEIISNRENPVIQQFINSDVMTLPQELNSRLQKEAKDGLFPLVEIELNESISVEQILSALYNEHKIPYKLLKADVEYFGNSNFGKLLLQLQGEAEENQKAIYYFNQNKIQNTVKGYA from the coding sequence GTGACCACTCAATCCATTTTACAATTATTAAGAGATATCAATCAAAGATTAGGAATTACTATTCTTCTGATTACCCATGAAATGGAAGTCATCAAGGCTGTTTGTAACCATGTTGCCGTGATAGACAAAGGAAAATTATTAGCCAAAGGAACTTTAAGCGAGATCATTTCAAACCGGGAAAATCCGGTGATCCAACAATTTATAAATTCAGACGTCATGACCCTGCCACAGGAACTCAATAGCAGACTACAGAAAGAAGCGAAAGACGGTTTATTTCCACTGGTCGAAATAGAACTTAACGAAAGTATAAGTGTTGAACAGATTCTTTCAGCGTTATATAATGAACATAAGATCCCTTACAAACTTTTGAAAGCAGATGTAGAATATTTTGGGAATTCTAATTTTGGTAAACTACTTTTGCAACTTCAAGGAGAGGCTGAGGAAAACCAAAAAGCCATTTATTATTTTAATCAGAATAAAATTCAAAATACAGTAAAAGGATATGCTTAG
- a CDS encoding ATP-binding cassette domain-containing protein, whose protein sequence is MIEIRNISKTFYQKKQSFKALDQVSLNIDKGDIVGIIGFSGAGKSTLIRTVNLLERPEEGQIIINGKDFTQLSSKQLAEERKKIGMIFQHFNLLSSRTVFDNVALPLELDHISKDQINKKVNELLKIVGLEDKAHDYPKVFREVRNKE, encoded by the coding sequence ATGATAGAAATCAGAAACATATCAAAAACATTTTACCAGAAGAAACAGTCCTTTAAAGCATTAGATCAGGTGAGCCTTAATATCGATAAAGGAGATATTGTAGGGATCATAGGGTTCTCTGGCGCAGGAAAAAGTACTCTGATCCGTACGGTGAATCTATTGGAAAGACCGGAAGAGGGGCAAATCATTATTAATGGAAAGGATTTCACTCAATTAAGCTCAAAACAGCTCGCTGAGGAACGTAAAAAAATAGGGATGATCTTCCAGCACTTTAATCTTCTTTCTTCAAGAACTGTTTTTGATAATGTAGCACTTCCATTGGAACTGGATCACATCAGTAAAGATCAAATCAATAAAAAGGTCAACGAATTATTGAAAATTGTAGGCCTTGAAGATAAAGCCCATGATTATCCTAAAGTCTTTCGGGAGGTCAGAAACAAAGAGTAG
- a CDS encoding EamA family transporter yields MSNSKNKWLVPLAFTNIYVIWGITFLAISFGLKGFPPFILSGLRFLVAGILIIGYLLSKGEKANSLINWKKNAITGVLILTGGTGLVAWGEQYVTASEAAISIATGPFWFIAIDRKNWKYYFSDKFIPVGLMIGFVGLIFFLKGSVHSHAAHGATDSHLRITAFIVLGVSSIAWVLGSLYSKKNPASQSTFMNIAQQLIVAGVAAFLIALIRGECTGFSISTVPVSAWAGVLFLIFFGSIVAYLSYIWLLSVKPAALVSTHTYINPIVTVIAGWIVAHQSINGGQLYGLAIILLGVLLTNVTKYFKLSKRSKVKIRRVKRFFNRTGRRYQPI; encoded by the coding sequence ATGAGCAATTCTAAAAACAAATGGCTGGTTCCATTGGCATTTACAAACATCTATGTAATATGGGGGATTACGTTTTTAGCTATTTCATTTGGCTTGAAAGGTTTCCCACCATTCATTCTTTCAGGATTGAGATTTCTGGTTGCAGGAATCTTGATAATCGGGTATCTCCTGTCTAAAGGGGAAAAAGCCAATTCCCTGATCAATTGGAAGAAAAACGCGATCACCGGCGTTCTTATCCTAACCGGAGGAACAGGCCTTGTAGCCTGGGGAGAACAGTATGTTACAGCTTCTGAAGCTGCTATCTCTATAGCAACCGGGCCTTTCTGGTTCATTGCCATCGACAGAAAAAACTGGAAATACTATTTTTCAGATAAGTTTATTCCCGTAGGTTTGATGATTGGCTTTGTTGGTTTGATCTTTTTCTTAAAAGGAAGTGTTCATTCACATGCAGCGCATGGCGCTACTGACAGTCATCTTCGTATTACTGCTTTTATTGTATTAGGCGTAAGCTCCATTGCCTGGGTTTTGGGCTCTTTATATTCCAAGAAAAATCCAGCTTCACAATCTACCTTTATGAATATTGCCCAACAACTTATTGTTGCCGGAGTAGCCGCTTTTCTTATTGCCTTAATCAGAGGGGAATGTACTGGTTTTTCGATCTCTACGGTACCGGTCTCAGCCTGGGCAGGGGTTCTGTTTTTGATCTTCTTTGGATCGATAGTCGCTTATTTGTCGTACATTTGGCTCCTGTCTGTGAAACCCGCTGCATTAGTAAGTACCCACACCTACATTAACCCTATTGTTACCGTTATTGCAGGATGGATTGTGGCTCATCAAAGCATCAATGGAGGCCAGTTATATGGTTTGGCAATCATATTGCTGGGAGTATTGCTGACTAATGTCACCAAGTATTTTAAACTTTCAAAACGGTCTAAGGTAAAAATCAGAAGAGTTAAAAGATTTTTTAACAGAACAGGCAGAAGATATCAGCCTATTTAA